TCAGCGAGAATCCCTAAGGGCTCCCCTTGTCTtcaaaatcaatgaaaattaaagtgCAGAGAATGGATGAATAGTTAGACCTCGAGTCCCTCCTTTGTTCGCCTCAGCTACTGGTGGGCAGGAGTTAAACTACAACAGCCTCCTATAGAAACACTTAAGTTAAACAGTCTCCCCGTTAGCCCAGCAtctgaaagagagagggagaggggggaaaaaagcagaaaaaggagctTTCTGCTTGATTTCCCCAATACAGAATCGCGTGGCATAAATTAAGCCGGAGAAGAATGAGCGCCGTGGGCAGGATCCTGCCGGCTCTCACGGCGCCTTTCAGTCACGCTCAGCAGCGGTAATCGAGAAATCTGTGCCACGTCAATTTAACAAATACCCGGTACCGAAGGGGGGTTGTTAAGGATTTGGgggcaaggtttttttttttttttttcgtttttttttttttttttttttttttcgctagGTTAAAGCCCTCGCGCGtgtaactttttatttccacttttttaaGCAAGGGGATGCTACTGGACCAACTTTCTACCTCTCGTTGATTAAAAGATCCCTGGTGATACACCACGTCTCACCGACGTGTCACCTCCAAATTTCAAGAGAtattcccccaccccccaatcCACTTGCTTAGTGGGgcgatctttttttttttttttttttcctccctctccactctctccctttcctgGGGATAACCCTGCAGCCAAGTTCGCGAAGCAGCGGCGAAGCCACTCGAAAAGATGTTGTCGCTAGGTGGCAAAAGTAATTTACGGTTCGTGCCGCCGGGGCTGCCGGGTGCGCGGCGCCCGcccgctgccccctgcccgCTTCGGGGGTCGCTTTCCCCGTTTCGCCCCCCGTCCCCGGGCGAGAGCATCCTCGCTTCTGCCTGCCCAGAGCCTCGGCACGGCGCTGCCCGGCCGCGGGTACGGGGGAAAAGCAAACATTCCTGcacatttcagctttctctgGAGGGtcgggggcagggaggggggcgAAGAGCCTTCTCCTCCTCTACCTGTGTACAGAGCGCTCCGTGGGCCCCGACTGGGTTTAAGGGAGGTAGAGGGGCTGGCTGCTTGATAAAGTACCTGCCTAGGTTTGGGGTGGGTGCCGCAAACACCCCGCAGATGAATGTGGGCAGCCGCAGTCCTGGAGCAGTCGAGAAGAGCTGGGCTGAATGAACTCATtagtgattttcttttaattggtATTACCCAGTGCTTTTACTTTAAGAactctttaagatttttttttttttcctagcgcATTGTAAGATAATTTGTGATCAAGACATCTGCTTCAATGAAAGTCACATTTTGCCATGCAAATGCACGTTTCAACCCAATAAAGTCGCCATAATAAGGCTTTTAGCACGGCATACCTACAGTGAGGTTATTGTAGCCAAATCCTCTCCTTTCGCACACAAGCTTAATCTGTGCTGAAATGATCTGTTAcaattaaaatgacatttacaGAGACAGTTACACCTTGCATCCTAATGAATCCGCCTGCGCCTACCGAAGGTGTTTAACAGAGGGCCCCAACAAAGTGGAAAACCCCGCTTCGAGTGACATGCCAGAGTCGCCCTCAAACTTTTATCCCCCGCTCCCATCCGTCATTAAGAAGCTGCTCAAAGGGTAATCATCCCTGCTCCTCTTTCACCGCCCCAGTAAACTCCTTTTCGATGTTTTTAAGGTCAAAACAAAAGTTCTAGTGTCTGATGgatatgtaaaaaaataataaggtgACGGTTGGTGtgtaaagtctttttttttttttttttttttttttttttttttttttttttttttacggaGGGGGGAAGTGCTGGAAgggatttctttaaaaaatgtgcgGACATTGTTGTAGAGGCAGTAGCGTGCGCCGAGGGGAGCTCTTTCTCTCCCTCGCATTGTGCAGGGAGCAGGTGCTGTCTACATTACCATACAGCTGAGAGCACAAAGAGCTAACTGATTCAGCCCTCACACAATAACAAACGGCCTTAATGACAGCCACGCGAACGACACACACCAAACTCACTTTTTACTAagctgaagcaggaaaaaaaaaaaaaaaaaaaagagagagagagagagagagggagagaggttGCTggtgatgatgataataatcATACAGGGGTGTAGGACCCGGCAGGAGCGGGGAGCTCTTTCCGCCAGCGGTGGTCGTGGGGACGGGACCCGCAGCGCCCCGctcccgggacccccccgggggcggcgggcagcCGGTTCCCCCGAGAACCCTCGgctcccccgagccccccggctcCTCCGAGCCCCCCGGACCCCTGAAGCCCCCCGGACCCTCCGAGCCCCCCGTGCCCGTGCGGGCGGGACGGGAGCTGCGAGCGGAGCCCGGGGCAGGGCGAGCCGGGGCTGGGTTCGCTCgcatcccccccccctccgctcCCAATTATCCCGCTTATACCGGGGGCAATGCGGTGTGAGTTTAAAGGGATCGGATTTCCCTCGCTGCCGCCCGCCTCCCCCGTTCCCTTTAAAGCCCCTCGGAAGGGGGCACGGTCTCCGGGCGACTTTCGGGGGGCACGGCGGCGCTGCCCGCGGCCCCGGGGGCTCGTTCTCCCGGTGCGGAGGGGGTGCTGCCCTCTGCCCGGAGCAGGAGGGGGATTCTCGCGGTTACCAAATTTGCAGGAATGTAAATGAGCACGTTTTGTGAGCgcggaggggagagggggaggagggttGCACATTTTACAGCTCACTGACCATTTGGCGATCCATTGAGAGGAGGGTTTGGAAAAGTGGCTCCTTTGTGACAGCTCTAGCCAGATTGGGGGGCTGCTCATTTGCATCTCATTAGGCATGCAGGCGGCCGGCGGGATATAAGGGAGGCAGGCGCCCAAGGAGAGGCAGATCCTTAGCGCTTCACCCTCGGAGAGAGCCGCCGAGCCGCGGCGCAGAGCaggcaccccctgcccccccgCAGGAGCACCCCCggacactgctgctgctgccgccgccgccgtcgaGACACGAGCTTGTTGTAGTTGGCCGGGATTCCTctaaaacacaaaaggaagcCCACGACGACGAACGAGAGCTTCGCTTCTttcgcaaaaaaaaaaaaaaaaaaaaaaagaataataataataataaaaaaaaaaaaagaaagggggggggatCAAGGCTCCGACGTGACCCGCAAGCCGCCGCTCGCCGCCTCCCAGCCCCGACGTGCGCAGGGCGAGCGCAGCCGCGCAGAGCCAGAGCCGCTCCCGCACCGCGCCGCACCGGGAACTACCGCGCTGCCGCCTCGGCAGGGATTTCCACAGCGCCgactcttttttatttttattttttttgtctgttttttgtttttaaatcttcctcGGCAAGCCTTTTCTCTGCCTCAGTTGGGAATtaagttgcttttcattttttttttttttatttttttttttcctggcgaAAAGGAGGAGCACCGTGGattgggaaagaaagagagttTAGCAGATCAATcgtaaactttttttttccttcttattttttttctatttttgccaTCCGAAAGAGCTGTCAGTCGGCGACAGGCTACACCCAGAGGTGtcagcagagggagaaaaaaaaaaaaaagtcagagccGCTCCTGAAAGAAGGAGACCGTGACAGTAACTCTTCCAGCTCCGCTGGGGCGAGCGGCTTTGGCCGCTTCgtgcttattattatttttttgatttccCCCGAGAGAcactttcccctttcccccccccgcAGACAAGACAAGGGGGAGGAACGCGAGGGCACCAGAGCTGCCCCTCCACCATGGGAGGCCGGTTCCTGCTGGCGCTCGCCCTCCTCTCGGTGCTGCCCTGCCGCCGCCAGGTACGTGAGGGGGGACGAGGGGACGGGGGGACGGGGGGACGGGGACCCGGACGCCCCCTCGGGGGGTTCCCACggcggctggggggggaggaggcagcgggcagggggcAGCCGTCGGGGCACGGGGCCGCTCCGGGGACTGACGgcccctgtccccgtccccgtccccgtccccgccaGGTGTCCGGCTCCGGGGTGTTCGAGCTGAAGCTGCAGGAGTTCGTCAACAAGAAGGGGCTCCTCAGCAACCGCAACTGCTGCCGGGGGGGTGGCCCCGGCGGCGCCGGGCTGCAGCAGTGCGACTGCAAGACCTTCTTCCGCGTCTGCCTCAAGCACTACCAGGCCAGCGTGTCCCCCGAGCCGCCCTGCACCTACGGCAGCGCCATCACCCCCGTGCTCGGCGCCAACTCCTTCAGCGTCCCCgacggggcgggcggcgccgaCCCCGCCTTCAGCAACCCCATCCGCTTCCCCTTCGGCTTCACCTGGCCCGTAAGTGAGGGGAGGCGAagggggggtggcagggagggcGACCCCGGGGTGGGGGCTGGCGGTGCTGCCCACCCACGGCACCGGCTGTGCTCACGCCGTCGCGGCGGGTTGTCTCTGCCCCTTGTCTCTGCAGGGCACCTTCTCGCTCATCATCGAGGCTCTCCACACGGACTCGCCCGACGACCTCACCACAGGTACCTTGTCCCCCACGGACCCCTCCCCAGGGCCACCCTCTCTCCAGGGAGGCACGCAGCCCCCCTCGCCCCATCTCCGCAGTCCCCATCCCACCAGACACCCCCCTGTGAGCATCCCCCTGCCCGCTCTGGGCACCCTGATCACGCTTCTCGTCTCCCCGCAGAAAACCCCGAGCGCCTCATCAGCCGCCTGGCCACCCAGAGGCACTTGGCGGTGGGCGAGGAGTGGTCCCAGGACCTGCACAGCAGTGGCCGCACCGACCTCAAGTACTCGTATCGCTTCGTCTGCGACGAGCACTACTACGGGGAAGGCTGCTCCGTCTTCTGCCGCCCCCGGGACGATGCCTTCGGTCACTTCACTTGCGGAGAGCGTGGCGAGAAAGTCTGCAACCCGGGCTGGAAGGGCCAGTACTGCACTGAGCGTGAGTGTCCACCTTCGTGTCTCCCCGTGAGCTCTCTGGGAGGTGTTTCCCTGACATCAGGCCCCGTGGGAGAGGGGGAACCGGGCTGGAGCGCATGGAGGGCCGGTGCTGCGTGCAGGCTTTACTGGTGTGGGGGACAGGGGGCCCTCAGGCTTACCACAGAAAGTTAGCTCAGGCAGCTCCACCTTGAGCTCATAAAATGTCAGTGCCAACATCACACTCTTGCTCATTCACTGTAGTTGTCAAATCTGGAGGCAAAATGCTCAGCAGTTGCTTGAGGATGTGTTTAAATGCATCAGGAGTCCCTTTTACACCTAGCCACCCCTTCAACCTCGGTACACTGATACCATCATTATGGGGTACGGGGCTCCAGGAAAGGAAGCTAGGCCTCGGCAACATCCGTGTGGCAGGCCTAATGGTAGGCTTGTTGCTGTCTGCTGTCTTGCCACCTTGCATTGAAAAAAGTAGTGGGAGGGCCGAGATATGCCCTGTGGCCTGTAGGATTTCTCATTTGGGGTACTCACACACTGCCACTGACAGAGACTTTTCACCTGGAGCCACAGGTCAGCTTCCTCCCCATGGCTCTCCTGTGACATTGCCGGGTTCATTGCTACTGACAGAACAGGACAAGGGACACGAGTTTTAAAGTGAGCCTGATCCTGAAACTGTTCAGGAATGTGGTGTACTGatacagcaggaaaagctgggCTAGTAAGTAGATGACAGAGAGGACAGATAGCCAGAAATGTCAGGTACCACCGGTTTTTATGAGGTTACCCCCCTTCGTAGACACATAGCAGCATACAGGCAAACATACAGACacagagctcctgctgcagtgtgTGATGGCATTCTCTGTGTGCATACATATGTCTGAAGTACACTGGCAGATGATGCACTGAGTGCTCCCCTGCAGCCATCAGAGGGCCAGGTGGGCTGAGAGAAAGCAGCTATAGTCTGTAAAGCagcctctctgttttctgtacttttttttttttttaaagcccacCTACACTGTGGTCTCAGCTGAGCTGCTATCGAATGATCTCAGATTGGTTATTCACACCGTCAGTGGCTGCTGAGATGCTTTTAGCAGTTCATGGCACGATGTTGCACAACAAACAGCAGGCAAAGGGGCTTGCATTTCCTTTGATAGCATTTTAAATAGGATCTACAACCTTTCCCATGATCAAAAGTGCCTATCCCGGTTATGTCAAGGGGTGGggaaaaaggaagcattttgaTAATGAGCTCTTTCGGGGCTGTCAGCACTTTCGGATGCCTGTGCACTGCCGCTCTTCCCCCAGCAAAGCAGAACGCTGTCCATCTTTCTCGACTCGTTGTGCTGTGcgtgctgctctgctttccgtctcagaaaacacagcacagcagcagcgcAAACCCGCTAGGCGCTGGAGCTGTGTTTATGTGTGCATGCgaaaagaatgttttcctgttAGCAAGCCGAGCTCCCAGTGGCAGATTGCTTCCCGTCTACTTGCCCTCGGCTCCATTCTTTCCAACTTTGAGGCGATCCGATTATCAGCACTGATTCTttctcccctccaccccccttcCCCTCGCATGCCATTGTCTCCGGCTGGCTTTGTTGAATTAAAACTTTGCAGTGCCTGCTTAATGAGTTCCATAACCAGGCGAAGTAATGAGCAGAagtcccttttcccctcccctcatcCTCCCTCCCGCTGGCCCGCTTACCTCTTTACCATGCCCGGACCCACCCGCCCCTGCTCCaagcggggcggggaggggggggaggagggaggaagaactttagacttatttatttgaataagaaaaaaagtttttgcagCGAAATCACGCGCGTGCCATAGATTAGCTGTGGGCAGGGATAGGCTGCCCGGCCGCCGGCACCGGCCCCATTGGCTCCGGGGCCGGGGGTATTGTTGcagtggggcagctgctgggagagaaTAGACAATAGAGCAGCTGTCTTGCACTGGCACCCTGCACACCAGCTGTCCACTCTTATCTGCACACACACTTTCGGGGGATATTAAGAGGTGGAGCTGTGTGCATAGAATTGGAAAAAAGGACTTCTGACCCTcgctgggaagggaaggggggcgaggggctgcggggaagGCAGCAATTGTGAGCCCTCTTTTGTCTGTGTGCAACTGTATTAAGAAGAATGCTCATCCCTGGCGATAAGTAAAGTGCCCAGCTACCAGGCGAGATCAATACTCCTGCAGGCTCCAGAGATTAACTCAGCTGCTATTAACTGCCCGGACCTAGCAAAAGGGGCTGGCTCCCCACCCACAAGGTGCTCTCAGGAGGGGACTTTGAAAAGGGAGGCGTTCGGCCCTGGAGCTTATGCCTCTTCCTTCTTGGTCTGTTTACAGCGATTTGTTTGCCTGGATGTGACGAGCAGCATGGCTTTTGCGACAAACCTGGGGAATGCAAGTAAGTTTTCcactacccccccccccccctttgtcTTTAACTTCAATGCTCTGGTGCTAAACAAGCCACCGGTCCTTCGAGGGGCAGTTTAAATGCCTTTCTTCATATTAGATGGTAATTCGAGAAATCCAGGTGATGCCAGATCAAAGTATTAATCCACAAGTCAAACATCAGTGCCATTTATATTAACCTAACAAGTTTACAGTGCTGTGTGTAAGGTTTAGCTGTTTGTTATTAGAGTAAACAAATTAACTACCTGCAACTGGGGCTCTGTCTAAGGAAGTGGAAGAAATAGCTGGGACTGATGAAAGCTGATGCTATGGTTGGACTCGGTGACTTTCTCAGATGAAGGATCACTGAAGGCTTTTAGGAAACTTGATCCTTGGCATCAGTGTGTTTGCAGAGTTTGAGATAGGGTTTCCAAATGTGAGAAGTCTAAATCTGATGAGACTTTGttgtcaactttttttttttttttttttttcagatgcagaGTGGGTTGGCAGGGGCGATATTGTGATGAGTGCATCCGATACCCAGGCTGCCTTCATGGTACCTGTCAGCAGCCGTGGCAGTGCAACTGCCAGGAAGGCTGGGGTGGCCTTTTCTGCAACCAGGGTAAGTTCTCAGTCCTTGCCTGAGGACCTGtcttaaaatgcagaaagcaggctGCTATTTCCAGCTCATCTGTGCTAGCCTAACCTTGCAAAGGAGCAAGTATCTTGACagatttctctctcatttttttttttttttttcccaatgtttTACAGACCTGAACTACTGCACCCACCACAAGCCGTGCAAGAATGGTGCCACGTGCACGAACACTGGTCAGGGGAGCTACACTTGTTCTTGCCGGCCTGGGTACACAGGCTCCAACTGTGAGATTGAAATCAATGAATGTGATGCCAACCCTTGCAAGAACGGTGGAAGCTGCACTGTAAGTCTCAGTCACTTGTGCTGTATGAAACCCCAAGGGGCGAGTTAATGGCAGTTCTGATTTTCAGAATCCATTTCTGGATCTCAGAGCAAGTTCaggtaaatattttgaatgtttcttgTGTCTTTTCCCCAGGATCTCGAGAACAGCTATTCTTGTACCTGCCCACCGGGCTTCTATGGTAAAAACTGCGAGCTGAGTGCCATGACCTGTGCTGATGGACCGTGCTTCAACGGTGGGCGATGCACCGACAACCCCGACGGGGGATACAGCTGCCGCTGCCCGCTGGGTTATTCTGGGTTcaactgtgaaaagaaaattgattaCTGCAGTTCCAGCCCTTGTGCTAATGGTAAGGCCAAATATAATACAGTGACCTTCTGAAAAGAGATCATCCAGTTGCTTTGGCTACTGGTCTGGAGTGAATAATAAGGCCCAGTGATAAACCACGGGCTATGTCATATCAATGGTTGACTTGGTGGAGGAAGTGTGCTTAAAAGTAATGGTGTGGCATGGGTCACTGCTACAGATAATGTTTTCTTAAGGGGTCACTGTGGCGGGGTAACTTTGCCCGAAGCTTCATGCATTAAACTGTGGAGGATTATACTTCTAAATGATGGATAGCACTCTCTGGCATCTATGGATATGAAATGCCATACTAATActaagtattattattacttataaTCCAACAATAGTAATCTTCTTCCTTTGACTAATGTAGTAAAGATTTTCTTAAATGCGGTCCTTCTTATTCAGTGCCACTTTACCTCTGTAATGTGAGATTGTGGTGTGAACCTGATCTGGACTAGCTTCATTGTCCCAGCTAAGTGAAATGTCAAAAAGGGAATAGAATGGTGAATAAAAAATAGATCCGATTAAGAAAtaccttcctttaaaaaaaaacacatactttTATGGTGGCTCATACTTGGCAAAGATTGGGCTAACCTCTCAAAAGGGAAGTTTTCCTCAGCTGTGGTTTGTCACGATGACCCTGAGAGCAGCACTCAGGGCACACTTCAGGGAGGGTGTGACTACAGCCCTCTCAGCCTTCGTGCCCTTAATGCCTTGCAGGAGCCCAGTGCGTTGATCTGGGGAACTCGTACATATGCCAGTGCCAGGCTGGCTTCACTGGGAGACACTGTGATGACAACGTGGACGACTGCGCCTCCTTCCCCTGCGTCAATGGAGGGACCTGCCAGGACGGGGTGAATGACTATTCCTGCACCTGCCCCCCCGGATACAATGGGAAGAACTGCAGCACCCCAGTGAGCAGATGCGAGCACAACCCCTGCCACAACGGGGCCACCTGCCACGAGAGAAGCAACCGCTACGTGTGTGAGTGTGCTCGGGGCTACGGTGGGCTCAACTGCCAGTTCTTGCTCCCCGAGCCACCTCAGGGACCGGTGATCGTTGACTTCACTGAGAAGTACACGGAGGGCCAGAACGGCCAGTTCCCCTGGATCGCGGTGTGTGCCGGGATTATTCTGGtcctcatgctgctgctggggtgctcCGCCGTGGTCGTCTGCGTCAGGCTTAAGGTGCAGAAGAGGCACCACCAGCCAGACGCCTGCAGGAGCGAAACAGAGACCATGAACAACCTGGCAAACTGCCAGCGTGAGAAGGACATTTCCATAAGTGTCATTGGTGCCACTcagattaaaaacacaaataagaaAGTAGACTTTCACAGTGATAACTCTGATAAAAATGGCTACAAAGTTAGATACCCATCCGTGGATTACAATTTGGTGCATGAACTCAAGAATGAGGACTCTGTTAAAGAGGAGCATGGCAAATGCGAAGCCAAGTGTGAAACGTATGATTcagaggcagaggagaaaagTGCAGTACAGCTAAAAAGGTATCGTTCATACTCGAGTGCTGGGGGTGGCTTTATTCTGAAGGGTGTGCGTGTCTTAGAGGTAGCGTTAAGCAACAGCCATCTCACCTATGTTGTCTGTCTTTGTCTTCAGTAGTGacacttctgaaagaaaacgGCCAGATTCAGTATATTCCACTTCAAAGGACACAAAGTACCAGTCGGTGTACGTCATATCAGAAGAGAAAGATGAGTGCATCATAGCAACTGAGGTTAGTATCCCACCTGGCAGTTGGACAAGAGTTGGTGTGCGATCTCCTTCCAATTCATGTTGGGGCAGCCAAACTGTTCTCTGTGCGGCCACTGTGATTTGAACCTGTTGAAATCTGGCTGCCTTGAGTTTATAGTACTGCAGATGTTGCAAAAACTTGCACTGGATTAAGATAAGCCCCAGCGGGTGTTAGAGGACGGTGACTTTTTCAGGCAAGGGGACAGCTACAGTGTGGTTGTGGTCTACTGACTCACCCCTTCGTATCCTTCATGCAGAGCCTGTTCTTGCTTGGAATGAAGGTGAAGTCCTGAACCTCTTCAGCCTTACTGTCCTCTTCTTACTGTTTATTAACCTCTTCTGGTCTCTGTGTTTTCTCCCAACAGGTGTAAAACAGACATGATATGGCAAAGATGTTGTTCAGAACAATTTCAAAGGAGACGTGCCCCAATGAATGCTGCTGAAAGAGGAATGGGAGATAGATTCCTTCACTGACTGCTGCTGAGAAACTAAATTCAGGCTTGAGCTGGTTCTCTACTGAAGTTAGCAAAGTgactgcaaaataaagaaacaagatGGACACCAGGCAAGGGTCTGTGTTCAAGGATTACTGTTGCACTGCCTTTTATGAATTTTATCATTGCACTATGGTCAGTTgcttttctatatatatttaaatgaatggaCTTAATTACTACATAAGAAGCATGCACTGCCTGAAGTGTATATTTTGGATTCTTATGAGCCAGTCTTTTCTTGAATTAGAGACACAAACACTGCCTTTATTGTCTTTTTTGAtactaaaatgtgtttttactaGGTGAGAAaaagtgtgttatttttttgaatctgtaaaaatattttcatgataaTTGTAAAGCTTGAGTATTTTGTGATGTccatttttttataatttaaattttttggTAAATATGTACAAAGGCACTTCGGGTCTATGTGactatatttttttgtatataaatgtatttatggaATATTGTGCAAATGTtatttgagtttttttttactgttttgttaatgaagaaattcatttttaaaatatttttccaaaataaatattattaatgatAACTGAAGTCCTATGTTTATTTCATAACTGATGATGAACTGGACTGAACCTTGCGACAGATACCTGACAGGTTTCTGAGGACTCACGGGGAGACAGGGCAGGATCGATACCTATCACAAAGCCTGGGGAACAACTTGCTCTTTGTAAACCCCTCTTTCCCCTCCTGACTTAATGAATTGTTGACCCCATTGTCATGCTCACCCTTATCCCAAAGGCAAATGTCTGTCAAAACCTTGGGTAATGTTTGCTCAGTCCTGTTGGGTtgtgtatatataaacacatatggCCCCACTTCCCAAGGAAGAGCCATGCAGATGCGCtcttctgcagcacaggcatGGGGCTTGTCCTGACTCTGTTCTTCATTTCGTGCAACCTCAAACACTTGTCTGGAGTCCAGGGGAGTTTGGGACACCCAGGGCATGCCCATTGAGGCCCCTGGTGCCCACCCATGGGATTTGAGCTCCCCCAGTCACACCAACCTAGGGCTggcccttccctccccaggaaAAGGGGACACTGAGTTGACTGATGGCCACAACTCTCCTGACTGTGATACCTGCCTAAAATACCAGTTGTGTCTTTAATTTCAACCCTGCCCTTGGTGCCTGCTGCCATCATACTGGGGCAGTGTGTGACCCCATCCCCTGGCTTGGCCTCAAATTCCTAGGCTGTTTAGTTTGCCCTAACTAACTCTCCTTTGGGTCATGCTTGTTAGTTAGCAGATACCCTTTGGAAACATGCAGTATGCTTCCAcctcaggaaaaagaaggaCAATCTAGGAAATACTAATctaggaaataatttattttttgacccATTAAAGCCAACCTCACCCCAATTGTTGTAGGCCACCTCTCACAGCTTCTGGGAGCTGATGAAAATTACTTGCTTCCATTCACTTCAGTGGAGGTGGATGTGGCTGCTATCCTAAATGAAAAGGATGGGGTAGCACATGTAATTTA
The nucleotide sequence above comes from Aythya fuligula isolate bAytFul2 chromosome 3, bAytFul2.pri, whole genome shotgun sequence. Encoded proteins:
- the DLL1 gene encoding delta-like protein 1, coding for MGGRFLLALALLSVLPCRRQVSGSGVFELKLQEFVNKKGLLSNRNCCRGGGPGGAGLQQCDCKTFFRVCLKHYQASVSPEPPCTYGSAITPVLGANSFSVPDGAGGADPAFSNPIRFPFGFTWPGTFSLIIEALHTDSPDDLTTENPERLISRLATQRHLAVGEEWSQDLHSSGRTDLKYSYRFVCDEHYYGEGCSVFCRPRDDAFGHFTCGERGEKVCNPGWKGQYCTEPICLPGCDEQHGFCDKPGECKCRVGWQGRYCDECIRYPGCLHGTCQQPWQCNCQEGWGGLFCNQDLNYCTHHKPCKNGATCTNTGQGSYTCSCRPGYTGSNCEIEINECDANPCKNGGSCTDLENSYSCTCPPGFYGKNCELSAMTCADGPCFNGGRCTDNPDGGYSCRCPLGYSGFNCEKKIDYCSSSPCANGAQCVDLGNSYICQCQAGFTGRHCDDNVDDCASFPCVNGGTCQDGVNDYSCTCPPGYNGKNCSTPVSRCEHNPCHNGATCHERSNRYVCECARGYGGLNCQFLLPEPPQGPVIVDFTEKYTEGQNGQFPWIAVCAGIILVLMLLLGCSAVVVCVRLKVQKRHHQPDACRSETETMNNLANCQREKDISISVIGATQIKNTNKKVDFHSDNSDKNGYKVRYPSVDYNLVHELKNEDSVKEEHGKCEAKCETYDSEAEEKSAVQLKSSDTSERKRPDSVYSTSKDTKYQSVYVISEEKDECIIATEV